Proteins encoded together in one Streptomyces sp. B1I3 window:
- a CDS encoding succinate dehydrogenase iron-sulfur subunit, with amino-acid sequence MATPTLDKTDKAEAGFADTPYITATFRIRRFNPEVSDEAQWQDFQISIDPKERVLDALHKIKWEMDGTLTFRRSCAHGICGSDAMRINGKNRLACKTLIKDINPEKPITVEAIKGLTVLKDLVVDMDPFFQAYRDVMPFLITKGNEPTRERLQSAEDRERFDDTTKCILCAACTSSCPVFWNDGQYFGPAAIVNAHRFIFDSRDEGGEQRLEILNDRDGVWRCRTTFNCTDACPRGIEVTKAIQEVKRALITRRF; translated from the coding sequence ATGGCTACCCCGACCCTGGACAAGACCGACAAGGCCGAGGCGGGCTTCGCCGACACGCCCTACATCACGGCCACGTTCCGGATCCGCCGGTTCAACCCCGAGGTCTCCGACGAGGCCCAGTGGCAGGACTTCCAGATCTCGATCGACCCGAAGGAGCGTGTCCTCGACGCCCTTCACAAGATCAAGTGGGAGATGGACGGCACCCTGACGTTCCGCCGCTCCTGCGCGCACGGCATCTGCGGCTCCGACGCGATGCGGATCAACGGCAAGAACAGGCTCGCCTGCAAGACGCTGATCAAGGACATCAACCCGGAGAAGCCGATCACGGTCGAGGCCATAAAGGGCCTCACGGTCCTCAAGGACCTCGTGGTCGACATGGACCCGTTCTTCCAGGCCTACCGTGATGTCATGCCCTTCCTCATCACCAAGGGCAACGAGCCGACGCGCGAGCGTCTGCAGTCCGCCGAGGACCGCGAGCGCTTCGACGACACCACCAAGTGCATCCTGTGCGCCGCGTGCACGTCCTCGTGCCCGGTTTTCTGGAACGACGGGCAGTACTTCGGCCCGGCGGCCATCGTCAACGCGCACCGGTTCATCTTCGACTCGCGTGACGAGGGCGGCGAGCAGCGCCTGGAGATCCTCAACGACCGTGACGGTGTGTGGCGTTGCCGCACGACCTTCAACTGCACGGACGCCTGCCCCCGTGGCATCGAGGTCACCAAGGCGATCCAGGAAGTGAAGCGCGCGCTCATCACCCGCCGCTTCTGA
- a CDS encoding TetR/AcrR family transcriptional regulator — translation MEQAGDDRPAKAPKSEQTRTLILRTALRLFEERGYDRTTMRAVAQEAGVSVGNAYYYFASKEHLVQGFYDRIAAEHEAAVRPVLAGDPDLAVRIRGVLLGWLDVAGQYHRFGAQFFKNAADPDSPLSPFSDESVAAREAAVSIHRRCLAGASTRPDPELEESLPQLLWLMQMGLVLFWVHDRSEGAERSRRLVERTAPLAARAIALSRFRVLRPLVRQLHGVLVEFMPAATSRPSGATSRPSAGTGPG, via the coding sequence GTGGAACAGGCCGGAGACGACCGGCCGGCCAAGGCACCCAAGAGTGAGCAGACCCGCACGCTGATCCTGCGTACCGCACTGCGCCTCTTCGAGGAGCGGGGCTACGACCGCACGACAATGCGGGCCGTCGCCCAGGAGGCGGGGGTCTCCGTGGGGAACGCGTACTACTACTTCGCCTCGAAGGAACACCTGGTCCAGGGCTTCTACGACCGGATCGCCGCCGAGCACGAGGCGGCCGTCCGCCCGGTCCTGGCCGGCGACCCGGACCTGGCCGTACGCATCCGCGGGGTGTTGCTCGGCTGGCTGGACGTGGCCGGGCAGTACCACCGCTTCGGGGCCCAGTTCTTCAAGAACGCCGCCGACCCGGACAGCCCGCTCTCGCCGTTCTCCGACGAGTCGGTCGCCGCCCGCGAGGCCGCCGTCTCGATCCACCGGCGGTGCCTGGCCGGGGCGTCCACCCGGCCCGATCCGGAACTCGAGGAGTCGCTGCCGCAGTTGCTGTGGCTGATGCAGATGGGCCTGGTGCTCTTCTGGGTCCACGACCGGTCCGAGGGCGCGGAACGCAGCCGTCGGCTCGTCGAGCGCACGGCGCCTCTGGCCGCACGGGCGATCGCGCTCTCCCGTTTCCGGGTGCTGCGCCCGCTCGTGCGTCAGCTTCACGGCGTACTGGTGGAGTTCATGCCCGCCGCGACCTCGCGCCCGTCGGGAGCGACCTCGCGCCCGTCGGCCGGCACCGGGCCCGGCTGA
- a CDS encoding metallophosphoesterase, with product MVFAGVAVAVLALLVGVHRYVWRRLIGDTTAPGSLARRAGTVAAFVLPLLSVGALVSSRTGLPFVVQQVLAWPGFLWLAALLYLTLALLVGEAVRPVLHRVTARRVAGTAPEPAADTAASTADAGAGAVAGAGAGAGAGAGAVAATDAVAGARGGTAPAAGTRTDVPSGGQGPAAPAAAGPTRRLFVARAVGGAAAVAGLGTVGYGTYGVLRGPRTKRITVPLAKLPRSAHGFRIAVVSDIHLGPILGRAHTRRIVDAINAAQPDLVAVVGDLVDGSVADLGSAAEPLAGLEARHGSYFVTGNHEYFSGAAEWVDHVRELGLHPLENARVEIGGFDLAGVNDVAGESEGQGPDFGRALGDRDRDRASVLLAHQPVVIDDAVEYGVDLQLSGHTHGGQLWPGNLLAELANPTVAGLERYGDTQLYVSRGAGAWGPPVRVGAPSDITVVELASRQA from the coding sequence GTGGTCTTCGCAGGGGTGGCGGTCGCGGTCCTCGCGCTGCTCGTCGGCGTGCACCGCTATGTGTGGCGCAGGCTGATCGGTGACACGACGGCCCCGGGCAGCCTCGCACGCCGCGCCGGCACGGTCGCCGCGTTCGTCCTGCCGCTCCTGAGCGTCGGCGCCCTCGTGTCGAGCCGTACGGGTCTTCCCTTCGTGGTGCAGCAGGTGCTGGCCTGGCCGGGTTTCCTGTGGCTGGCCGCGCTCCTGTACCTGACGCTGGCTCTGCTCGTCGGTGAGGCCGTACGCCCCGTGCTCCACAGGGTCACGGCCCGCCGGGTGGCCGGGACGGCCCCGGAGCCCGCGGCGGACACGGCGGCGAGCACGGCCGACGCGGGCGCCGGTGCCGTTGCCGGCGCGGGCGCCGGTGCCGGCGCCGGTGCGGGGGCTGTTGCGGCCACGGACGCCGTCGCCGGCGCACGCGGCGGCACCGCGCCCGCAGCCGGTACCCGTACGGACGTCCCGTCCGGTGGGCAGGGCCCCGCGGCCCCGGCCGCCGCCGGTCCCACGCGGCGGCTGTTCGTCGCCCGCGCCGTCGGCGGCGCAGCCGCCGTCGCCGGGCTCGGCACCGTCGGGTACGGGACCTACGGAGTGCTGCGCGGCCCCCGGACGAAGCGGATCACCGTCCCGCTCGCGAAACTGCCGCGCTCCGCGCACGGCTTCCGGATCGCCGTCGTCAGTGACATCCACCTCGGCCCCATCCTGGGACGGGCCCACACCCGGCGCATCGTCGACGCGATCAACGCGGCACAGCCCGACCTGGTCGCCGTCGTCGGGGACCTCGTCGACGGGTCCGTCGCCGACCTGGGCTCCGCCGCCGAACCGCTGGCCGGGCTCGAGGCCCGCCACGGCAGCTACTTCGTCACCGGCAACCACGAGTACTTCTCCGGTGCGGCCGAGTGGGTGGACCACGTACGCGAACTGGGGCTGCACCCGCTGGAGAACGCCCGGGTCGAGATCGGCGGGTTCGACCTCGCGGGGGTCAACGACGTCGCGGGCGAGAGCGAGGGCCAGGGCCCGGACTTCGGGCGCGCGCTCGGCGACCGGGACCGCGACCGTGCCTCCGTCCTGCTCGCGCACCAGCCCGTCGTGATCGACGACGCCGTCGAGTACGGCGTGGACCTCCAGCTCTCCGGCCACACGCACGGCGGGCAGCTCTGGCCGGGCAACCTGCTGGCCGAGCTGGCCAATCCCACGGTCGCCGGGCTCGAACGCTACGGCGACACACAGCTCTACGTGTCGCGTGGCGCGGGCGCCTGGGGCCCGCCCGTGCGGGTGGGTGCGCCCTCCGACATCACCGTGGTGGAACTCGCCTCCCGCCAGGCCTGA
- a CDS encoding SCO4848 family membrane protein: MKLSRPVSWFLLAFGVWSWFIWVTFVKNLWKDGSGLAFDDAGDPTAYFWVHLLLAITSFLLGTAVGVIGFRGVRALRRESA, translated from the coding sequence ATGAAGCTCAGCCGCCCCGTTTCCTGGTTCCTGCTCGCCTTCGGGGTGTGGAGCTGGTTCATCTGGGTCACTTTCGTCAAGAACCTGTGGAAGGACGGCAGCGGGCTCGCCTTCGACGACGCCGGCGACCCGACCGCGTACTTCTGGGTCCACCTGCTGCTCGCCATCACGTCGTTTCTTCTGGGGACGGCCGTCGGGGTCATCGGGTTCCGTGGCGTCAGGGCATTGCGGCGCGAGAGCGCATGA
- a CDS encoding D-alanyl-D-alanine carboxypeptidase family protein, translating into MPALKKTALTVLSAALLSVCVISPGVAADKDKTDDQQPKPPGRMSTVGGGRLGQVGTQVDLGPGAPVLPKGLTGRSWIVADAENGQVLASHNAHWRLPPASTLKMLFADTVLPALQPKSMTHTVTERELAGIGAGSSLVGLKEDHTYTVHDLWLGVFLRSGNDAVHVLSSMYGGVDATVAAMQRHAEELQALDTTVVSPDGYDAPNQVSSAYDLTLFARSGLQKADFREYCATATAEFPGEQKKGKKRESFEIQNTNRLITGDIGVDPYQGIAGVKNGYTTHAGNTFTGVAERNGKVLLVTVMNPSSDVSHAVYKEAAGLLDWGFSASGKVTPVGELVPPKSAETGTGKGAQPTGEDTAPGDAATQVAAARPAGGSGGAWIALSVACGLLVVLAGGVFLVNRRWPLPDLVRRLPRR; encoded by the coding sequence GTGCCTGCTCTGAAAAAGACCGCATTGACGGTCCTCTCTGCCGCGTTGCTGTCCGTATGTGTCATCAGCCCCGGAGTGGCGGCCGACAAGGACAAGACCGACGACCAACAGCCGAAGCCGCCCGGCCGGATGTCGACCGTGGGCGGCGGGCGACTGGGCCAGGTGGGCACCCAGGTCGATCTCGGCCCCGGCGCGCCGGTCCTGCCCAAGGGCCTCACCGGCCGGTCGTGGATCGTCGCGGACGCGGAGAACGGCCAGGTGCTCGCCTCGCACAACGCCCACTGGCGGCTGCCACCGGCCTCCACCCTGAAGATGCTCTTCGCGGACACGGTCCTTCCCGCCCTGCAGCCGAAGAGCATGACCCACACGGTGACCGAGAGGGAACTCGCCGGTATCGGCGCGGGCAGCAGCCTGGTGGGCCTCAAGGAGGACCACACCTACACCGTCCACGACCTGTGGCTCGGGGTGTTCCTCCGCTCCGGCAACGACGCGGTGCACGTGCTGTCCTCGATGTACGGCGGCGTCGACGCGACGGTCGCTGCGATGCAGCGCCACGCCGAGGAACTGCAGGCACTCGACACGACGGTCGTCTCGCCCGACGGCTACGACGCCCCCAACCAGGTCTCCAGCGCCTACGACCTGACGCTGTTCGCCCGGAGCGGGCTGCAGAAGGCGGACTTCCGCGAGTACTGCGCGACGGCCACCGCGGAGTTCCCCGGCGAGCAGAAGAAGGGCAAGAAGCGCGAGAGCTTCGAGATCCAGAACACCAACAGGCTGATCACCGGGGACATCGGGGTGGACCCGTACCAGGGCATCGCGGGGGTCAAGAACGGCTACACGACGCACGCGGGGAACACCTTCACCGGAGTCGCCGAACGCAACGGCAAGGTGCTGCTCGTCACCGTCATGAACCCGTCGTCCGACGTGAGTCACGCCGTGTACAAGGAAGCGGCCGGTCTGCTGGACTGGGGCTTCTCGGCGAGCGGCAAGGTGACGCCGGTCGGCGAGCTGGTGCCGCCGAAGTCCGCCGAGACCGGGACCGGCAAGGGGGCCCAGCCCACCGGCGAGGACACGGCCCCCGGCGACGCGGCCACGCAGGTCGCCGCGGCGCGCCCCGCCGGGGGGTCCGGCGGGGCCTGGATCGCGCTGTCGGTCGCCTGCGGGCTGCTGGTGGTCCTGGCCGGCGGGGTCTTCCTGGTCAACCGGCGCTGGCCGCTGCCGGACCTGGTGCGCCGTCTGCCTCGTCGCTGA
- a CDS encoding YihY/virulence factor BrkB family protein: MDWLTRLPVIGPPLARLMETHAWRSYETLDRAHWARLAAAITFVSFLALFPLIAVGAAIGASLLSADQLRTIEDKLAEQVPGISDQLGIENLVAHAGTVGLVAGALLLFTGIGWVGSLRDCLRAVWERDDADEGNPVIRKLKDAVLLLGLGGAALVTLAASTIGSTAIGWTADLLGIPEHGAGGVLLQVAALAVAAFADFLLLLYLLTLLPGVEPPRRRLIVAGLIGAIGFELLKLLLGSYMSGVASKSMYGAFGVPVALLLWINFSAKLLLFCAAWTATPSKESADTTVSDEADGAPGPAAASAG; encoded by the coding sequence ATGGACTGGCTGACAAGACTCCCCGTCATCGGGCCGCCTCTCGCGCGGCTGATGGAGACGCACGCCTGGCGCTCCTACGAGACGCTGGACCGGGCCCACTGGGCCAGGCTCGCCGCGGCGATCACCTTTGTCAGTTTCCTGGCGCTCTTCCCGCTCATCGCGGTCGGGGCGGCGATCGGTGCCTCGCTGCTCTCCGCCGATCAGCTGCGGACGATCGAGGACAAGCTCGCCGAACAGGTGCCGGGCATCTCGGACCAGCTGGGCATCGAGAACCTCGTGGCCCACGCGGGCACGGTCGGTCTGGTCGCCGGTGCGCTGCTGCTCTTCACCGGCATCGGCTGGGTCGGTTCGCTGCGGGACTGCCTGCGCGCCGTCTGGGAGAGGGACGACGCGGACGAGGGCAATCCGGTGATCCGCAAGCTCAAGGACGCGGTGCTGCTGCTCGGACTCGGCGGTGCGGCTCTCGTGACACTCGCCGCGTCCACGATCGGCTCCACGGCCATCGGCTGGACCGCCGACCTGCTGGGCATCCCCGAGCACGGCGCGGGCGGCGTACTGCTCCAGGTGGCCGCCCTGGCCGTCGCCGCGTTCGCCGACTTCCTGCTGCTCCTCTACCTGCTCACCCTGCTGCCCGGCGTGGAGCCGCCCCGGCGGCGGCTGATCGTCGCGGGGCTCATCGGTGCCATCGGCTTCGAGCTCCTCAAGCTGCTGCTCGGCAGCTACATGAGCGGCGTCGCCTCCAAGAGCATGTACGGCGCCTTCGGGGTCCCGGTCGCGCTCCTCCTCTGGATCAACTTCAGCGCGAAGCTGCTGCTGTTCTGCGCCGCCTGGACGGCCACACCGAGCAAGGAGAGCGCGGACACGACCGTCAGCGACGAGGCAGACGGCGCACCAGGTCCGGCAGCGGCCAGCGCCGGTTGA
- a CDS encoding FAD-binding oxidoreductase, giving the protein MSVDTVSMTGWGRTSPTTALRFCPRTYEEAVVAVRGRGPRGVVARGLGRAHGDAAQNAGGSVVDMTALNRIRTVDAVHGTVVCEAGTDLHHLMRVLLPLGWFVPVTPATRHVTVGGAIASDVHGRNHLWAGSFARHVRSLDLLTADGEVRTVLPGTPLFDATTGGLGLTGVILSATLGFRPVATSMMSVATERAADLDEAMARLAASGGSTPYAAARIDLLAHGKATGRAVVTRGEHAPLDALPARARRTPLAFRTGQLPAAPPFLPPALLGRTSAALLGELRHRSAPLSRVGELQRISAFFHPLDAVPHWNRLFGRAGFVRYQFAVGHGQEETVHRIVRRLSARRTPAFQAVLKRFGAAGPGWLSFPVPGWTLSFGLPAGLPGLSRLLDGLDDEVAGAGGRVCLAKDARLHPDAVAAMYPRLAEFRALREELDPDGAFRSDLSRRLGL; this is encoded by the coding sequence ATGTCCGTCGACACGGTGTCCATGACCGGCTGGGGCCGCACCTCCCCGACGACCGCGCTGCGGTTCTGCCCCCGTACGTACGAGGAGGCCGTCGTCGCCGTGCGGGGCCGCGGGCCCCGGGGGGTCGTCGCCCGCGGGCTGGGCCGCGCCCACGGCGACGCCGCGCAGAACGCGGGCGGCTCCGTCGTCGACATGACCGCGCTGAACCGGATCCGCACGGTCGACGCCGTCCACGGCACGGTGGTCTGCGAGGCCGGGACCGACCTGCACCACCTGATGCGGGTACTCCTGCCGCTCGGCTGGTTCGTGCCGGTCACCCCTGCGACCCGCCATGTCACCGTCGGCGGCGCGATCGCCTCCGACGTCCACGGCAGGAACCACCTCTGGGCCGGTTCCTTCGCCCGGCACGTGCGCTCCCTCGACCTGCTCACCGCCGACGGCGAGGTGCGTACGGTGCTGCCGGGCACCCCGCTGTTCGACGCGACCACGGGCGGCCTGGGGCTGACCGGCGTCATCCTCTCCGCCACGCTCGGCTTCCGCCCCGTCGCCACCTCGATGATGTCGGTCGCCACCGAGCGCGCGGCCGACCTCGACGAGGCGATGGCCCGGCTCGCCGCCTCGGGCGGGTCCACCCCGTACGCGGCGGCCCGGATCGATCTCCTGGCGCACGGGAAGGCGACAGGACGCGCCGTCGTGACCCGGGGGGAACACGCACCGCTGGACGCGCTCCCGGCGCGCGCCCGGCGCACACCGCTCGCCTTCCGCACCGGGCAGTTGCCCGCGGCTCCCCCGTTCCTGCCTCCCGCACTGCTCGGCCGGACCTCCGCGGCGCTCCTGGGCGAGCTGCGCCACCGCAGCGCCCCCCTCTCCCGCGTCGGGGAGCTCCAGCGGATCTCCGCCTTCTTCCATCCGCTGGACGCCGTTCCCCACTGGAACCGCCTCTTCGGGCGGGCCGGCTTCGTGCGCTACCAGTTCGCCGTCGGCCACGGGCAGGAGGAGACGGTGCACCGCATCGTCCGCAGGCTCTCGGCCCGTCGCACCCCCGCCTTCCAGGCCGTGCTCAAACGCTTCGGCGCCGCCGGCCCCGGCTGGCTGTCGTTCCCCGTGCCCGGCTGGACGCTCTCCTTCGGGCTGCCCGCGGGGCTGCCCGGACTGTCGCGGCTGCTGGACGGTCTCGACGACGAGGTGGCGGGGGCGGGGGGCCGGGTCTGCCTGGCGAAGGACGCACGGCTGCACCCGGACGCCGTTGCCGCGATGTATCCGAGACTCGCCGAGTTCCGCGCCCTGCGCGAGGAGCTGGACCCGGACGGCGCCTTCCGGTCGGACCTGTCCCGCCGTCTCGGGCTGTGA
- a CDS encoding decaprenylphospho-beta-D-erythro-pentofuranosid-2-ulose 2-reductase — protein MKDAFGAPQSLLVLGGTSEIGLATARRLIARRTRTVRLAGRPSPALERAAAELRELGADVRTIAFDALDPASHEEVLGKVFADGDVDAVLLAFGILGDQARDEEEPLSAVRVAQTNYTGAVSAGLVCAGALQAQGHGALVVLSSVAGERARRADFIYGSSKAGLDLFAQGLGDALHGTGVHVMVVRPGFVRSRMTAGREQEPLATTPGAVADAIVTGLRRRSETVWVPGALRVVMSALRHVPRPLFRRLPVR, from the coding sequence GTGAAGGACGCCTTCGGTGCCCCGCAGTCCCTGCTCGTCCTCGGCGGCACCTCCGAGATCGGTCTGGCCACCGCGCGCCGGCTGATCGCCCGCCGCACCCGCACGGTCCGGCTGGCCGGCCGCCCCTCCCCCGCCCTGGAGCGGGCCGCGGCCGAGCTGCGCGAGCTGGGCGCGGACGTCCGCACGATCGCCTTCGACGCCCTCGATCCCGCGTCCCACGAGGAGGTGCTCGGAAAGGTCTTCGCCGACGGCGACGTCGACGCGGTACTGCTGGCCTTCGGCATCCTCGGCGACCAGGCGCGCGACGAGGAGGAACCGCTCTCCGCGGTCCGGGTGGCTCAGACGAACTACACGGGAGCGGTCTCCGCCGGCCTGGTCTGCGCCGGCGCACTCCAGGCGCAGGGCCACGGAGCGCTGGTCGTGCTCTCGTCGGTGGCGGGTGAGCGGGCCAGGCGGGCCGACTTCATCTACGGCTCCAGCAAGGCGGGCCTGGACCTCTTCGCGCAGGGCCTCGGGGACGCACTGCACGGGACGGGGGTGCACGTGATGGTCGTGCGCCCCGGCTTCGTGCGGTCGAGGATGACGGCGGGGCGCGAGCAGGAGCCGCTCGCCACCACCCCCGGCGCGGTCGCGGACGCGATCGTGACGGGCCTGCGGCGGCGCTCGGAGACCGTATGGGTGCCCGGCGCCCTGCGGGTGGTCATGTCGGCCCTGCGGCACGTGCCGCGCCCGCTGTTCCGGCGGCTGCCGGTGCGGTGA
- a CDS encoding 2'-5' RNA ligase family protein, with translation MGTVTLGVSIAVPEPYGSLLQERRASFGDPAAYGIPTHVTLLPPTEAEGADLPAIEAHLDGIAAAGRPFPMRLSGTGTFRPLSPVVFVQVVEGASACSWLQKRVREASGPLVRELQFPYHPHVTVAHGIAEEAMDRAYEELSSYEAAWTCGSFGLYEQGADSVWRQINEFPFGAGGGPTAVPAQGGRPVGRPTLRP, from the coding sequence GTGGGGACCGTAACGCTTGGCGTTTCGATCGCGGTCCCGGAGCCGTACGGCAGCCTGCTCCAGGAGCGGCGCGCGAGCTTCGGGGACCCTGCCGCGTACGGCATTCCCACCCACGTCACCCTCCTCCCGCCGACCGAGGCCGAGGGGGCCGACCTGCCGGCGATCGAGGCGCACCTCGACGGGATCGCCGCGGCCGGCCGCCCCTTCCCGATGCGGCTGTCCGGCACGGGCACCTTCCGTCCGCTGTCACCCGTCGTCTTCGTCCAGGTCGTCGAGGGCGCCTCGGCCTGTTCCTGGCTCCAGAAGCGGGTCCGGGAGGCTTCGGGACCGCTGGTGCGCGAGCTGCAGTTCCCGTACCACCCGCACGTGACCGTGGCGCACGGCATCGCGGAGGAGGCGATGGACCGTGCGTACGAGGAGCTCTCCTCCTACGAGGCGGCCTGGACCTGCGGTTCCTTCGGGCTGTACGAACAGGGCGCGGACAGTGTCTGGCGCCAGATCAACGAATTCCCGTTCGGGGCCGGCGGCGGCCCGACCGCCGTGCCGGCCCAGGGCGGCCGGCCCGTGGGACGGCCGACGCTGCGGCCCTGA
- the trpS gene encoding tryptophan--tRNA ligase yields MASDRPRVLSGIQPTAGSFHLGNYLGAVRQWVALQESHDAFYMVVDLHAITVPQDPAELRANTRLAAAQLLAAGLDPERCTLFVQSHVPEHAQLGWIMNCLTGFGEASRMTQFKDKSAKQGADRATVGLFTYPVLQVADILLYQADQVPVGEDQRQHIELTRDLAERFNGRFGQTFTIPAPYILKETAKIFDLQDPAVKMSKSASTPKGLVNLLDEPKVTAKKVKSAVTDTDTVIRFDTEKKPGVSNLLTIYSTLTGTAVVDLEQKYEGKGYGALKTDLAEVMVEFVTPFRDRTQEYLDDPETLDSLLAEGAEKARAVAAETLAQTYDRMGLLPAKH; encoded by the coding sequence ATGGCCTCTGATCGACCCCGCGTGCTCTCCGGAATCCAGCCCACCGCAGGCTCGTTCCACCTCGGCAACTACCTCGGCGCGGTCCGCCAGTGGGTGGCGCTCCAGGAGTCCCACGACGCGTTCTACATGGTGGTGGACCTGCACGCGATCACCGTGCCGCAGGACCCGGCGGAGCTTCGCGCCAACACGCGGCTCGCCGCCGCCCAGCTGCTGGCGGCCGGGCTCGACCCGGAGCGCTGCACGCTCTTCGTCCAGAGCCATGTACCCGAACACGCGCAGCTCGGCTGGATCATGAACTGCCTCACCGGCTTCGGTGAGGCGTCCCGCATGACGCAGTTCAAGGACAAGTCCGCCAAGCAGGGCGCGGACCGGGCCACCGTGGGCCTCTTCACCTACCCGGTCCTCCAGGTCGCGGACATCCTGCTGTACCAGGCCGACCAGGTCCCGGTCGGCGAGGACCAGCGCCAGCACATCGAGCTCACCCGTGACCTCGCCGAGCGCTTCAACGGCCGTTTCGGGCAGACGTTCACGATCCCGGCGCCGTACATCCTCAAGGAGACGGCGAAGATCTTCGACCTCCAGGACCCGGCGGTCAAGATGAGCAAGTCGGCCTCCACGCCGAAGGGCCTCGTCAACCTCCTGGACGAGCCGAAGGTCACCGCCAAGAAGGTGAAGAGCGCGGTGACGGACACGGACACCGTGATCCGCTTCGACACCGAGAAGAAGCCCGGCGTCAGCAACCTCCTCACCATCTACTCCACCCTCACCGGCACCGCCGTCGTGGACCTCGAGCAGAAGTACGAGGGCAAGGGGTACGGCGCGCTCAAGACCGACCTCGCCGAGGTGATGGTGGAGTTCGTCACGCCGTTCCGGGACCGCACACAGGAATATCTGGACGACCCGGAGACGCTGGACTCACTCCTGGCCGAGGGGGCGGAGAAGGCCAGGGCCGTCGCCGCGGAGACGCTGGCGCAGACCTACGACCGGATGGGCCTTCTGCCCGCGAAGCACTGA
- the rocD gene encoding ornithine--oxo-acid transaminase codes for MPTTETALASAEAHSAHNYHPLPVVVASADGAWMTDVEGRRYLDMLAGYSALNFGHGNRRLIDAAKAQLERVTLTSRAFHHDRFADFCAGLADLCGMEMVLPMNTGAEAVETAVKTARKWGYRVKGVPDGMAKIIVAAGNFHGRTTTIVSFSTDSEARADFGPYTPGFEIVPYGDLTALGEAMTENTVAVLMEPIQGEAGVLVPPPGYLAGVREMTRERNVLFIADEIQSGLGRTGRTFACEHEGVVPDMYVLGKALGGGVVPVSAVVSSAAVLGVFRAGEHGSTFGGNPLACAVALEVIAMLRTGEFQQRATELGDHLHHELGLLAGGGPVTAVRGRGLWAGVDIAPALGTGREISEKLMDRGVLVKDTHGSTIRIAPPLVITKEDLDWGLDQLRGVLRG; via the coding sequence GTGCCGACCACGGAAACCGCCCTCGCCTCCGCCGAGGCGCACAGTGCGCACAACTACCACCCGTTGCCGGTCGTCGTCGCCTCGGCGGACGGTGCCTGGATGACCGACGTCGAGGGGCGTCGCTACCTCGACATGCTGGCCGGTTACTCGGCGCTCAATTTCGGCCACGGCAACCGGCGTCTGATCGACGCGGCCAAGGCCCAGCTGGAGCGGGTGACGCTGACCTCGCGGGCCTTCCACCACGACCGGTTCGCCGACTTCTGCGCGGGGCTCGCCGATTTGTGCGGCATGGAGATGGTCCTGCCCATGAACACCGGCGCGGAGGCGGTGGAGACGGCGGTGAAGACGGCCCGCAAGTGGGGCTACCGCGTCAAGGGGGTGCCGGACGGGATGGCGAAGATCATCGTGGCCGCCGGGAACTTCCACGGCAGGACGACGACGATCGTCAGCTTCTCCACCGATTCCGAGGCGCGGGCCGACTTCGGCCCCTACACGCCCGGGTTCGAGATCGTGCCGTACGGGGACCTGACCGCGCTCGGCGAGGCGATGACCGAGAACACCGTGGCGGTGCTCATGGAGCCGATCCAGGGCGAGGCCGGGGTCCTGGTGCCACCACCCGGTTATCTGGCGGGGGTGCGCGAGATGACCCGGGAGCGGAACGTCCTGTTCATCGCCGACGAGATCCAGTCGGGCCTCGGCCGTACCGGCAGGACCTTCGCGTGCGAGCACGAGGGTGTGGTGCCCGACATGTACGTGCTGGGCAAGGCGCTGGGCGGCGGCGTGGTGCCTGTTTCGGCCGTGGTGTCCTCGGCCGCGGTGCTGGGGGTCTTCCGCGCCGGCGAGCACGGGTCGACCTTCGGCGGGAACCCGCTGGCCTGCGCGGTCGCGCTGGAGGTGATCGCGATGCTGCGCACGGGCGAGTTCCAGCAGCGGGCGACGGAGCTGGGCGACCACCTCCACCACGAGCTCGGGCTGCTGGCCGGCGGGGGCCCGGTGACGGCCGTACGGGGACGCGGTCTGTGGGCGGGCGTCGACATCGCCCCGGCGCTCGGCACGGGCCGGGAGATCTCGGAGAAGCTGATGGACCGTGGGGTCCTGGTCAAGGACACCCACGGCTCCACGATCCGGATCGCCCCGCCCCTGGTGATCACCAAGGAGGACCTGGACTGGGGCCTGGACCAGCTCCGGGGCGTGCTGCGGGGCTGA